The Lysinibacillus pakistanensis genome includes a window with the following:
- a CDS encoding FAD-binding dehydrogenase, translating to MLYDVAIVGAGLAGLVAACELVDAKKKVLLVDQEPENSMGGQVYWSFGGIFLVNSPEQRRLGIKDSKELAWQDWQGTAGFDRLEDEDSWAFKWAKAYVEFAAGEKYEWLKSLGIKFFPVVGWAERGGSLAGGHGNSVPRFHIVWGTGPGIVKPFVDKVNKAIKDGFIDFKPRHRVDEFIQHEGKIGGISGTILAESYASRGEKSSRIGIGEFTYEAKAVIVASGGIGANFDLVRKNWPQRLGTPPKNMVCGVPAYVDGRMLEITEHVGGRIVNRDRMWHYTEGLRNWDPIWPNHGIRILPGPSSLWFDAEGNRFSAPNFPGFDTLSTLEAIQKTGHEYSWFILTEKIIEKEFALSGSEQNPDLTNKSIGEVLKRILPGPPAPIQAFKEHGEDFVIADNLKELVDGMNKLAGNELLNFMKIKEQIMARDREMDNKFTKDLQVNAIHGARNYIGDKLVRVAKPHKILDPHNWPLIAVRLNILTRKTLGGLQTNLDGAVLGMDGQPVPGLFAAGEVSGFGGGGVHGYRALEGTFVGGCLFSGRQVGRYLAKTE from the coding sequence ATGTTGTATGATGTTGCAATTGTCGGAGCAGGGTTAGCAGGTTTGGTCGCTGCGTGTGAATTAGTAGATGCCAAGAAAAAAGTATTATTGGTAGACCAAGAGCCAGAAAATTCAATGGGGGGACAGGTATATTGGTCTTTTGGTGGCATATTTTTAGTGAATTCTCCTGAGCAAAGACGACTTGGTATTAAAGATAGTAAAGAGCTAGCGTGGCAGGATTGGCAAGGGACTGCTGGCTTTGACCGCTTGGAAGACGAGGATTCATGGGCGTTTAAATGGGCAAAGGCCTATGTTGAATTTGCAGCAGGTGAAAAATATGAATGGCTAAAATCATTAGGCATAAAGTTCTTTCCTGTAGTTGGTTGGGCTGAGCGAGGAGGCTCATTAGCTGGAGGTCATGGTAACTCGGTGCCTCGCTTTCATATTGTATGGGGAACAGGACCTGGGATTGTCAAGCCTTTTGTAGATAAAGTAAATAAGGCAATAAAGGATGGTTTTATAGATTTTAAACCAAGACATCGTGTAGATGAATTTATTCAACATGAAGGAAAGATTGGCGGCATTAGTGGGACAATTTTAGCTGAAAGTTATGCAAGCCGTGGTGAGAAAAGCTCAAGGATTGGAATAGGTGAGTTCACCTATGAAGCCAAGGCTGTAATTGTAGCTAGTGGTGGTATAGGAGCAAATTTTGATTTAGTAAGAAAAAATTGGCCACAACGACTGGGAACACCACCTAAAAATATGGTCTGTGGTGTACCTGCCTATGTAGATGGTAGAATGCTAGAGATTACAGAGCATGTGGGAGGGCGTATTGTGAATCGAGATCGTATGTGGCATTACACAGAGGGCTTAAGAAATTGGGACCCGATTTGGCCCAATCACGGAATTCGTATTTTACCTGGCCCGTCATCCTTATGGTTCGATGCAGAAGGAAATCGTTTTAGTGCACCCAATTTCCCGGGTTTTGATACGTTGAGTACGCTAGAAGCCATTCAAAAAACAGGCCATGAGTACTCATGGTTTATTTTAACGGAAAAGATTATTGAAAAGGAGTTTGCTTTATCGGGCTCTGAACAAAATCCCGATTTAACCAATAAAAGCATAGGAGAAGTCCTTAAACGTATTTTGCCAGGTCCGCCAGCTCCAATTCAGGCTTTTAAAGAACATGGGGAGGATTTTGTAATAGCGGATAACTTAAAAGAATTAGTGGATGGTATGAATAAATTAGCCGGTAACGAGCTTCTTAATTTCATGAAAATTAAAGAACAAATAATGGCAAGAGATCGGGAAATGGATAATAAATTTACAAAGGATTTGCAAGTTAATGCCATCCATGGAGCAAGGAATTACATTGGGGATAAATTAGTGCGCGTTGCCAAGCCACATAAGATATTAGATCCTCATAATTGGCCGCTGATTGCTGTACGTTTAAATATTTTAACGCGGAAAACATTGGGAGGCCTACAGACAAATTTAGATGGCGCTGTGCTCGGGATGGATGGTCAGCCAGTACCAGGTCTATTTGCTGCTGGCGAAGTAAGTGGCTTTGGAGGTGGCGGTGTTCATGGTTACCGTGCTTTAGAGGGAACATTTGTCGGAGGTTGCTTATTCAGTGGGCGACAGGTTGGGCGCTACTTAGCTAAAACAGAATAA